GATATCCTCGAGGGTGCAGCAGCCGCGGCTGAGGGGCGCGGCGTCAGAGCGCTCCTCAGCGTAGAGGCGGAGCGTGACGCCGATGACCTCGTAGCCCTGGCGGGCGAGCAGGAGCGCGGCGACCGAGGAATCGACGCCGCCGCTCATGGCGACGACGACGCGGCCGGGGGATGTCGACATGGGGAATCCTCCT
This DNA window, taken from Chloroflexota bacterium, encodes the following:
- a CDS encoding 7-cyano-7-deazaguanine synthase, with the translated sequence MSTSPGRVVVAMSGGVDSSVAALLLARQGYEVIGVTLRLYAEERSDAAPLSRGCCTLEDI